A DNA window from Molothrus ater isolate BHLD 08-10-18 breed brown headed cowbird chromosome 2, BPBGC_Mater_1.1, whole genome shotgun sequence contains the following coding sequences:
- the NRIP1 gene encoding nuclear receptor-interacting protein 1: MTHGEELGSEMHQDSVVLTYLEGLLMHQAAGGSGTAVDKKSTGHSGEDQNFKISGNIFPSCQSNGPVLNTSTYRGSGMLHLKKARLLQSSEDWNAAKRRRLSDSIVDLDGKKEALLAGMVENVPKGKQDSTLLASLLQSFSSRLQSVALSQQIRQSLKEQGYSLSHDSLQVEKDLRCYGVASSHLKTLLKKSKAKDQKLDNSLPDITKNLPKERFIESPHAVQSSPKVMNEPLSCAARLQAVASMVEKRSSPAASPKPSVACSQLALLLSSEAHLQQYSREHALKAQNASQIASERLAAMARLQESAQKDMGQFGLAKGMTSHLNGQAGSSPKTVASKGNVAPFQSSVGIMHSPPKTVGYKSTVERSNLKTSPSNSLLLHLLKSQNTTKHVKGREQSERASIFEDSSTPTTVDEYSDNNPSFTEDSSDDESSHSNCLPIDLSFKQRTDKPDAGPPASLDNLTQSLLRNWDPKVSCPESKEEKDTPKASKLNPHQKVTLLQLLLGHKSEEQVDKSNDPQGPHSTADVAKFTVQTGKRTPVADSPSANRMTPLSTPPLLASTKADSPINLSHQSLAVKRSSPPYACSIQPDRLMNSASKHLIDLSKSKEIQGAKLSRTDSPQNSSAFSASKLLQNLAQCGMQSSMSSEEQRASKQLLAGNMDKPVGLIDRLNSPLLTNKLSMHEENNKIFSCQPAPAEQGLPGSEIENLLERRTVLQLLLGTPNKGKIEKKERMLLRDESSQEQADKALNEQILTVKIKTEPSDESNVPYNSNVQQVRECKGNKFQGFVHSLQRNTAASPASEEVKSEPLSPQDFSFSKNGLLSRLLRQNQDNYPADEPDRSHRNNELTHLESKSLCTVPKKRKLHAEPLESPLKKMKSNVSDAGNNHASPTEALYGPLLNQQELKFSRSDAEFKYAVSHGSNSETENRSWSRDSKGFNVLKQLLLSENCERDLSQHRNNILTEGKKKGSKTSATVNKPEFTISSVRSLVGSPVQQNNCVDHRTFQYPVAVKSPAGSPFPEHLGSAVSRLEPDQLSMCSMPSEKGPIRWVITGMDKNDYEKDSPRLTKTNPILYYMLQKGGSSIGSQEAHDKEIWNEPSFTESSTRVTIKEELTSEPELKTPFSNLRSPYNSHMGSNTSHQHGGVNGEVHGLLEKVRTIKKEPE, from the coding sequence AGCAAGACTGTTGCAGTCTTCAGAAGACTGGAATGCAGCAAAGAGAAGGCGGTTGTCTGATTCCATTGTGGATTTAGATGGAAAAAAGGAAGCTTTGTTGGCTGGCATGGTTGAAAATGTGCCTAAAGGCAAACAGGATAGCACATTACTTGCCTCTTTGCTTCAGTCATTCAGCTCTAGGCTGCAGAGTGTTGCTCTGTCACAGCAGATAAGACAGAGTCTTAAGGAGCAGGGCTATTCTCTTAGCCATGATTCTTTACAAGTGGAGAAAGATTTAAGGTGCTATGGTGTTGCATCCAGCCACCTGAAGACTCTGCTGaagaagagcaaagcaaaagatCAGAAGCTGGACAACAGCCTGCCTGACATCACCAAGAACCTGCCCAAAGAGAGGTTTATAGAATCTCCTCATGcggtgcagagcagccccaaggTGATGAACGAGCCCCTGTCGTGTGCTGCAAGGTTACAAGCTGTTGCAAGCATGGTAGAGAAACGATCCAGCCCCGCTGCCTCGCCCAAGCCCAGCGTGGCGTGCAgccagctggccctgctcctctccagtgAAGCCCACTTGCAGCAGTACTCCAGGGAGCACGctttaaaagcacaaaatgcCAGTCAGATTGCAAGCGAGAGGCTTgcagccatggccaggctgcaggaaagCGCTCAGAAGGACATGGGCCAGTTTGGTTTGGCCAAAGGAATGACAAGCCATCTCAATGGTCAGGCAGGATCATCCCCCAAAACAGTCGCTAGCAAAGGCAACGTGGCACCGTTTCAGAGTTCGGTGGGAATCATGCACTCGCCTCCCAAAACTGTGGGATACAAAAGTACTGTGGAAAGGAGTAACCTGAAAACCTCTCCCAGCAACAGCTTGCTCTTACATCTGCTGAAAAGCCAGAATACCACCAAGCACGTGAAAGGGCGTGAGCAGAGTGAGAGAGCCAGCATTTTTGAAGACAGCAGCACACCAACAACTGTTGATGAGTATTCAGACAACAATCCCAGTTTTACAGAAGACAGCAGTGATGATGAAAGCTCCCATTCTAACTGTCTTCCTATAGACCTATCCTTTAAACAGAGGACAGATAAGCCAGATGCAGGTCCACCTGCATCACTGGATAACCTGACTCAGTCCTTGCTTCGTAACTGGGATCCAAAAGTTTCCTGTCCAGAGAGCAAGGAAGAGAAAGACACTCCGAAAGCTTCTAAGCTGAATCCCCACCAGAAAGTAACACTACTTCAGCTGTTACTTGGGCATAAGAGTGAAGAACAGGTAGACAAGAGTAATGATCCTCAGGGACCACACAGTACAGCTGATGTGGCAAAATTCACTGTGCAGACTGGGAAAAGGACTCCTGTTGCTGACAGTCCTAGTGCCAACCGCATGACTCCGTTAAGCACTCCACCCTTGCTGGCTTCCACAAAAGCAGATTCTCCTATAAACCTCTCACACCAGTCACTGGCTGTCAAGCGGAGCTCACCACCCTAtgcctgcagcatccagccagaCAGACTGATGAATTCTGCATCTAAGCACTTGATAGACCTGTCCAAAAGCAAGGAAATTCAAGGAGCTAAGCTGAGCAGGACTGATAGTCCCCAGAACTCCTCGGCGTTCAGTGCCAGCAAGCTGCTGCAGAACCTGGCTCAGTGCGGCATGCAGAGTTCCATGTCGAGTGAGGAACAAAGAGCTAgcaaacagctgctggcagggaacaTGGATAAACCTGTGGGCTTGATTGATAGATTGAACAGCCCTTTGCTTACGAATAAATTGAGTATGcatgaagaaaataacaaaatattcagTTGTCAGCCCGCACCCGCTGAACAAGGACTTCCAGGTTCGGAAATAGAAAATCTCCTTGAAAGGCGCACTgtccttcagctgcttctgGGAACTCCCAATAAAGgtaaaattgaaaagaaagagaggatgCTTTTAAGAGATGAAAGTTCTCAAGAACAGGCAGACAAGGCTTTGAATGAGCAAATATTGAcggtgaaaataaaaactgaaccATCTGACGAATCAAATGTTCCTTATAATTCAAATGTACAACAAGTAAGAGAATGCAAGGGTAACAAATTCCAAGGGTTTGTTCATTCACTGCAGAGAAacacagctgcttctccagcatCCGAGGAGGTGAAATCTGAGCCTCTTTCACCTCAagatttctccttttccaaaaATGGTCTGCTAAGTAGGTTGCTGAGACAGAATCAAGACAATTACCCTGCAGATGAGCCTGACAGGAGTCACCGAAACAACGAGCTGACACACCTCGAATCCAAGAGTCTTTGCACAGTACCGAAGAAGAGGAAGCTTCATGCTGAGCCTTTGGAAAGCCCattaaaaaagatgaaaagtaATGTGTCTGATGCTGGAAACAATCACGCTTCTCCTACTGAGGCGCTGTACGGGCCTTTGCTTAACCAGCAAGAACTGAAATTCAGCAGAAGTGATGCTGAATTTAAATATGCTGTAAGTCATGGTTCAAATAGTGAAACTGAAAATAGGAGTTGGTCTAGAGATAGTAAAGGCTTTAATGTGTTGAAACAGCTGCTTCTCTCAGAAAACTGTGAGAGAGATCTGTCACAACATAGGAATAACATACTAACAGAGggcaagaaaaaaggaagcaaaaccaGTGCAACAGTCAATAAACCTGAATTCACCATTTCTTCAGTAAGATCATTGGTGGGAAGCCCTGTGCAGCAGAACAATTGTGTAGATCACAGAACATTTCAGTATCCCGTAGCAGTCAAAAGTCCGGCCGGCTCCCCCTTCCCTGAACACCTGGGGAGCGCGGTGTCCAGGCTGGAGCCTGACCAGCTGAGCATGTGCTCCATGCCCAGTGAGAAGGGCCCCATCAGATGGGTGATCACGGGCATGGACAAGAATGATTATGAGAAAGACTCTCCGAGACTGACCAAAACCAACCCAATATTGTACTACATGTTACAGAAAGGTGGCAGCTCCATCGGCAGCCAAGAAGCACATGACAAAGAAATTTGGAATGAGCCTTCATTTACCGAGAGCTCGACTCGTGTTACAATCAAAGAGGAGTTGACATCTGAGCCAGAGCTCAAAACTCCTTTTAGTAACTTAAGAAGCCCTTACAACAGCCATATGGGGAGTAACACCTCTCATCAGCACGGTGGTGTGAATGGAGAAGTGCATGGACTTCTGGAAAAAGTGCGAACAATCAAAAAAGAGCCAGAATAA